One segment of Desulfatibacillum aliphaticivorans DSM 15576 DNA contains the following:
- a CDS encoding PAS domain S-box protein, giving the protein MQISNPSPKFLQRLAGRLLLAALTFALVWALSGFSLAVSPDGTIKARGDWAYPPYETLKNGKPVGFNIDVLKAVCRIMGYQPEISLGPWREVREDLEKGRIDMITGMFYSPDRDQYVDFSSPHVIVTHGLFVKKGSPIRSMEDIKNARIAVQEGDIMHDYVLSQKLGKQTLTARDQSGVLKLVASGNADCALVPKMQGLYYSRENGLHNLVTVGPPILPRQYCFAVQEGNVNLLAGLNEGLSVLKATGEFEQIHRKWFGMFEPEPASSTIKKYLLWVILPLIFLLLMAYLWTRVLKRQVQIQAHALVASEQRFSGLLDRLNEVVYRMGIPDGKYEYCSQASEQIFGYTPQEILSTPKIIKEIVHPDWIPMFKNEWENLLAGKVPPSYEYKIVDKVGKGRWIYQTNTGVFDEEGNIIAIEGCCTDITERKEAEEKVQKHLTFFKHLTRVEQELSGEQELEEALDKVLGEVLDIFQCDRAWLLYPLDPEAPSIQINWERTRPEYENPEIRRSDIPMTPGMARMFAGYIETKAPGEQYFAPGEMDIDPENRLKVKSLLAVAMFPQTGKPWLFGLHQCSHSREWTDWEKDLFNEIGMRIGEALNSLLLLRDIRQSEEMFRAITEHTSDSISIFSPEMTIKYVSPSTARLSGFDYNRFIGTDYQAFIHPEDRLKFKTVLHRAMQSEGETFTIEEVRLINASGKYVHYQVLVVSLLETPGINGIVVNCRDLTSRQEAEREMTHLRRLLSDIINSMPSALIGVDKAGSITHWNLGAEKFSGIVESEALGKTLNETFSHILTLCDLVQKSQNTGKPHKETNVPVKIQGSQQFLDITIYPLTSEDRGGAVIRLDDVTEQVRIEEMMIQSEKMLSVGGLAAGMAHEINNPLAGMLQNAEVLLNRLSENLPANLKEASNLGLDMDNIKAYMENRGIFTMLNNIRESGQRAAAIVDNMLGFSRKTESLFLAHDLKALVEKALELASSDYDLKRDYDFKKIKIEREFEDDLPPVECEATNIQQVLLNLLKNGAVAMAEKTYSTDQPCFTLRLKKEGDMVRLEVEDNGDGMPEEVRKRVFEPFFTTKGVGQGTGLGLSVSYFIIVEKHRGGMRVESAPGKGTTFIIHLPVTAVRDEFSTQQSPPL; this is encoded by the coding sequence ATGCAGATTAGCAATCCCTCCCCAAAATTCCTGCAGCGCCTGGCCGGGCGCTTGCTGTTGGCTGCTCTGACCTTTGCATTGGTTTGGGCTCTGTCCGGTTTTTCCCTTGCCGTTTCGCCGGACGGAACGATCAAGGCTCGCGGAGACTGGGCCTACCCTCCTTATGAAACGCTTAAAAACGGAAAGCCCGTCGGATTTAACATTGATGTGTTAAAGGCCGTCTGCCGCATCATGGGGTATCAGCCGGAAATCAGCTTAGGGCCCTGGAGAGAAGTCCGGGAGGACCTGGAAAAGGGCCGCATCGACATGATAACCGGGATGTTTTATTCTCCGGACCGGGATCAATATGTGGATTTTTCCAGCCCGCATGTCATTGTAACCCACGGATTATTCGTCAAAAAAGGCTCTCCAATTCGATCCATGGAGGATATCAAGAACGCCCGGATAGCCGTGCAGGAGGGGGATATCATGCACGACTATGTCCTGAGTCAGAAATTAGGGAAGCAAACACTGACCGCCCGGGATCAAAGCGGCGTCCTTAAATTGGTTGCTTCAGGCAATGCGGATTGCGCCCTGGTTCCCAAAATGCAGGGGCTTTACTACTCCCGAGAAAATGGGCTGCATAATTTAGTCACCGTTGGGCCGCCCATATTGCCCCGTCAATACTGTTTTGCCGTTCAAGAAGGAAACGTCAATCTTTTGGCCGGCCTGAACGAAGGCCTTAGTGTTCTCAAGGCAACTGGAGAGTTTGAACAAATCCACAGAAAATGGTTTGGCATGTTTGAACCTGAGCCTGCTTCAAGCACGATTAAAAAGTATCTTTTATGGGTGATTCTGCCTCTCATTTTTTTGTTGCTTATGGCTTATTTGTGGACCCGCGTGCTAAAAAGGCAGGTGCAAATCCAGGCTCACGCATTAGTGGCCAGCGAGCAGCGTTTTTCCGGCTTGTTGGATCGCCTCAACGAGGTGGTCTATCGCATGGGCATTCCTGACGGAAAATATGAATACTGCAGCCAAGCCTCGGAACAGATATTCGGTTACACTCCCCAGGAGATTCTCAGCACCCCAAAGATCATTAAAGAAATTGTCCATCCGGATTGGATTCCCATGTTCAAAAACGAATGGGAAAACCTGCTGGCGGGCAAGGTTCCTCCATCCTATGAATATAAAATCGTGGATAAAGTCGGGAAGGGGCGCTGGATTTACCAGACCAACACCGGGGTGTTTGATGAAGAAGGAAACATAATCGCCATTGAAGGCTGCTGCACGGACATCACGGAAAGGAAGGAAGCGGAGGAAAAGGTGCAGAAGCACCTGACCTTTTTCAAACACCTGACTCGGGTGGAGCAGGAATTGTCCGGAGAACAGGAGTTGGAGGAGGCCCTGGACAAGGTGCTGGGGGAGGTTCTGGATATTTTCCAGTGCGACCGGGCGTGGCTTCTTTATCCGCTGGACCCGGAGGCCCCCTCGATTCAGATCAATTGGGAGCGCACCAGGCCTGAATATGAAAATCCGGAAATCCGGAGGAGTGACATTCCCATGACGCCGGGGATGGCGCGTATGTTCGCCGGGTATATAGAGACAAAGGCTCCGGGGGAGCAATACTTTGCGCCAGGCGAAATGGACATCGACCCGGAAAACCGGTTAAAAGTGAAATCCTTGCTTGCCGTAGCCATGTTTCCGCAAACAGGCAAGCCCTGGTTGTTTGGCCTGCACCAATGCTCCCACTCCCGAGAGTGGACGGATTGGGAGAAAGACCTTTTCAATGAAATAGGTATGCGCATAGGAGAAGCCCTGAACTCCCTGCTGCTGCTTCGGGATATCCGCCAAAGCGAGGAAATGTTCCGGGCCATCACGGAACACACCTCGGATAGCATATCCATATTTTCCCCGGAAATGACCATAAAATACGTAAGCCCCTCAACGGCCCGCCTTTCCGGTTTTGACTATAATCGGTTTATAGGGACCGATTACCAAGCGTTCATCCATCCGGAAGACCGGCTTAAATTTAAGACGGTGCTCCATCGTGCAATGCAGTCGGAAGGGGAAACATTCACCATAGAAGAAGTCAGGCTGATAAACGCTTCCGGCAAGTACGTGCATTACCAGGTCCTTGTAGTCTCCCTGTTAGAGACGCCGGGGATTAACGGCATTGTGGTCAATTGCCGGGACCTGACCAGCAGGCAAGAGGCGGAGCGCGAAATGACCCACTTGCGCCGCCTGCTGAGCGACATCATCAATTCCATGCCGTCTGCATTGATCGGGGTGGATAAAGCGGGAAGCATAACCCACTGGAACCTGGGAGCGGAAAAATTCAGCGGGATTGTGGAATCCGAGGCTTTGGGCAAGACCTTGAATGAGACTTTTTCTCACATTTTGACTTTATGCGATCTGGTGCAAAAATCCCAAAACACGGGCAAGCCGCACAAAGAAACCAACGTTCCGGTAAAAATTCAGGGGAGTCAGCAATTTCTGGATATCACCATTTACCCTTTGACGTCAGAAGACCGAGGCGGCGCCGTGATCCGGCTTGACGACGTAACGGAACAGGTGCGTATCGAAGAAATGATGATTCAATCGGAAAAAATGCTTTCGGTTGGGGGGCTCGCCGCCGGCATGGCTCACGAAATCAACAATCCCCTGGCCGGCATGCTTCAAAACGCGGAGGTGCTGCTTAACCGCTTGTCTGAAAATCTTCCTGCGAACCTGAAAGAAGCCTCGAATCTGGGTTTGGATATGGATAACATCAAGGCCTATATGGAAAACCGCGGCATATTCACCATGCTAAACAACATCAGGGAGTCCGGCCAGAGAGCTGCGGCGATTGTAGACAATATGCTCGGCTTTTCCAGAAAGACCGAGTCGTTGTTCCTGGCTCACGATCTGAAGGCGCTGGTGGAAAAGGCCCTGGAGCTTGCGTCCAGCGATTACGATCTGAAACGGGATTATGACTTTAAAAAGATCAAGATTGAAAGGGAGTTTGAAGACGACCTCCCCCCTGTGGAATGCGAAGCCACGAATATTCAGCAAGTACTTTTAAACCTGTTGAAAAACGGCGCCGTAGCCATGGCGGAAAAAACATACAGCACGGACCAGCCCTGTTTTACGCTGCGTTTGAAGAAAGAAGGCGACATGGTGAGGCTGGAGGTTGAAGATAATGGGGACGGGATGCCTGAGGAGGTGAGAAAAAGGGTGTTTGAGCCTTTTTTCACCACCAAAGGAGTGGGTCAGGGCACCGGCCTGGGGTTGTCCGTATCTTATTTTATTATTGTGGAAAAACACCGGGGGGGCATGCGCGTGGAGTCGGCGCCCGGCAAAGGGACCACATTCATCATCCACCTGCCCGT
- the truA gene encoding tRNA pseudouridine(38-40) synthase TruA: protein MKRNFKLILEYDGTHYHGWQRQPHDLTIQEVLEGALEKITRQKCVVYGAGRTDSGVHALNYVANFRCNTHLDAGVFVKALNSTLPKDIVCKESTLAPDGFHARKSAVSKIYEYHITNGPTPPAVCRQYAWHVRRRLDKEAMTRAAELFLGSHDFSAFEGAGSPKATSVRNIMQSHIQSWENHIIYRVEANGFLRYMVRNIVGTLVYIGMGKIPPEAVMDILASGDRGQAGPTAPPEGLFMMCVKY from the coding sequence ATGAAACGGAATTTCAAGCTCATACTGGAATACGACGGGACGCACTACCACGGGTGGCAAAGGCAGCCCCACGACCTGACCATACAGGAGGTGCTGGAAGGCGCTTTGGAAAAAATCACCCGGCAGAAGTGCGTTGTCTACGGCGCGGGCCGGACGGACTCCGGCGTGCATGCGCTCAATTACGTCGCCAACTTCCGGTGCAACACCCATCTGGACGCCGGGGTGTTTGTCAAGGCCTTGAATTCCACCTTGCCCAAAGACATCGTATGCAAGGAGTCCACCCTGGCGCCGGACGGTTTTCACGCGCGAAAAAGCGCGGTGAGCAAAATCTACGAATATCACATTACAAACGGCCCCACGCCGCCGGCCGTCTGCCGTCAATACGCCTGGCATGTTCGCAGGCGTTTGGATAAGGAAGCCATGACCCGGGCCGCCGAACTGTTCCTGGGCTCGCACGATTTTTCCGCCTTCGAAGGCGCGGGCAGCCCCAAGGCCACCAGCGTGCGGAACATCATGCAGTCCCACATCCAGTCCTGGGAAAACCACATTATATACCGGGTGGAGGCCAACGGCTTTCTGCGCTACATGGTCCGCAACATCGTGGGAACCCTGGTGTATATCGGCATGGGCAAAATCCCCCCCGAGGCGGTCATGGATATTCTGGCGTCGGGAGACCGGGGCCAGGCAGGCCCCACCGCGCCGCCGGAGGGTTTGTTCATGATGTGCGTAAAATATTGA
- a CDS encoding PLP-dependent aminotransferase family protein codes for MPAQFQYVSLADEIQDKIASGQYRAGDRLPSLRKLHARARLSISTVYQAYIELEKRGLVESRNKSGFFVKARVHGEQTAPKLKLVEPVPKPVNVDALAKVIVEKISEPGIINLGGAMPDPSLLPIKQLTRELKSVSGKDMARLLSLYEHPAGNPELRREIVRRTTGTAKQGMVDEVIITQGCLEAVFLCLRAVAKPGDVIAVESPTFHGLLQLIEDLGMKALEIPTDPQTGISLPHLKDALDRISVEACVFVPTFQNPTGGSMPMEAKEELVELLGEREIPIIEDDIYGDLYFGETRPATLKSFDRRGMVLFCSSFSKTLSSGLRVGWTLPGKFTERVIRMKCNTNISSASLPQHVIAQYLKNGAYERHLRRLRNLLKNNVANMSLALREHFPEDAKLTMPQGGMLIWVELDERVDSFEVYKVAEKEGICFLPGLICSTSNRYRNCIRINCGGTLTPKVEKGIALLGQMIKDFRP; via the coding sequence ATGCCCGCACAATTCCAATATGTATCCCTGGCGGACGAAATTCAGGACAAAATCGCCTCCGGGCAATATCGGGCGGGGGATCGCCTCCCGTCTTTACGCAAGCTGCACGCCCGGGCGAGACTGAGCATTTCCACGGTGTACCAGGCTTATATTGAATTGGAGAAGCGCGGGCTGGTGGAAAGCCGGAACAAATCGGGCTTTTTCGTCAAAGCCAGGGTGCACGGGGAGCAGACGGCGCCCAAGCTGAAACTGGTGGAGCCTGTTCCCAAGCCGGTTAACGTGGACGCCCTGGCCAAAGTGATTGTGGAAAAAATCAGCGAGCCGGGAATTATCAACCTGGGCGGGGCCATGCCGGACCCGTCTCTTCTCCCCATAAAGCAGCTGACGCGGGAGTTAAAATCGGTTTCCGGGAAAGACATGGCCCGGTTGCTGAGTTTGTACGAGCATCCGGCCGGCAACCCGGAACTGCGCCGGGAAATAGTCCGGCGCACCACGGGGACGGCCAAACAGGGGATGGTTGATGAGGTAATCATTACTCAGGGCTGTCTGGAGGCGGTCTTTCTCTGTTTGCGCGCCGTGGCCAAGCCGGGCGATGTCATCGCTGTGGAGTCTCCGACTTTTCACGGTCTGCTGCAATTGATCGAGGACCTGGGCATGAAGGCCCTGGAAATACCCACGGATCCCCAAACCGGCATCAGCCTGCCTCATCTTAAGGACGCCCTGGACCGCATTTCGGTGGAGGCCTGCGTTTTCGTCCCCACCTTTCAGAACCCGACAGGCGGCTCCATGCCTATGGAGGCCAAGGAGGAATTGGTGGAACTGTTGGGGGAGAGGGAAATTCCGATTATTGAGGACGATATCTACGGAGACCTGTATTTTGGGGAAACCCGGCCGGCTACACTAAAGTCGTTCGACCGCAGGGGCATGGTGCTTTTTTGCTCTTCTTTCTCCAAGACGCTGTCGTCCGGGCTTCGCGTAGGCTGGACCCTTCCGGGCAAATTTACGGAACGGGTTATCCGGATGAAATGCAACACAAACATCAGTTCCGCAAGCCTTCCGCAGCACGTGATAGCCCAGTATTTAAAAAACGGCGCCTATGAACGGCATTTACGGCGCCTGAGAAACCTGCTGAAAAACAATGTGGCCAACATGTCCCTGGCTCTTCGGGAGCATTTTCCCGAGGATGCCAAGCTGACCATGCCTCAAGGGGGGATGCTTATATGGGTGGAGTTGGACGAGCGGGTTGACAGTTTTGAGGTGTATAAGGTTGCGGAGAAGGAGGGCATATGCTTTTTGCCCGGGCTGATATGTTCGACTTCCAACAGGTATCGCAACTGCATTCGCATAAACTGCGGCGGAACGTTGACGCCCAAGGTGGAAAAAGGCATAGCTCTACTAGGACAAATGATAAAGGATTTCCGACCCTAA
- a CDS encoding acyl-CoA synthetase — MNVGQWPAQWSKLYPEEPCIKYQDLRLNKREFNERINQLAHLLQKEGIRKGDRVAALMANSNVFLEILFACSKIGAIMVPLNFRLAPPELEFIINDCEPSLLFYSPEFTAVRDALQDKIPTVRERICEMAGGAPNDGEYESLIAPMSTAEPTPESEVVMDDPQFIMYTSGTTGKPKGAVLSHGNTQWNAINAAVTYGSDNNDVVMCCAPLFHIGALNCSATPALYGGASLTIQRFFDPVGVLKMIQEDRVTVMFGIPVMYLFMSQMPEFPNTDFSTVKYLLAGGSPCPRALIETYQKKSVLFAQGYGMTETAPAISALRKEEALKKIGSCGKPLLHTEVKVVDAQNNELAPHEMGEVVVRGPIVMLEYWKRPEATANTIVDGWMHTGDMGYFDEEGYLYLMDRKKDMYISGGENVYPAEVEDALMSNPKIADAGVIGVADEKWGEVGMAILVKSPGEDLSEDEVISWCREKLAGYKCPKKVAFVDELPRTMTGKILKKDLRAQYGDGA; from the coding sequence ATGAACGTAGGTCAATGGCCCGCTCAGTGGTCCAAGCTCTATCCTGAAGAACCCTGCATCAAGTACCAGGATCTCCGTTTGAACAAACGGGAGTTCAACGAACGCATCAATCAGTTAGCCCATCTATTGCAAAAAGAAGGCATCCGAAAAGGCGACAGGGTGGCCGCCCTCATGGCCAACAGCAACGTGTTTTTGGAAATCCTTTTCGCCTGTTCAAAAATAGGGGCCATCATGGTTCCCCTGAATTTCCGCCTGGCCCCTCCTGAACTGGAATTCATCATCAATGACTGCGAACCCTCCCTGCTCTTTTACTCCCCGGAGTTTACGGCCGTCCGCGACGCGTTGCAGGATAAAATCCCCACGGTGCGCGAACGCATTTGCGAAATGGCCGGCGGCGCCCCCAACGACGGGGAATACGAGTCCTTGATTGCGCCCATGTCCACCGCCGAGCCCACGCCGGAATCCGAAGTGGTCATGGACGACCCCCAGTTCATCATGTACACCTCAGGCACCACGGGCAAGCCCAAGGGCGCCGTGCTCAGCCACGGAAACACCCAGTGGAACGCCATCAACGCGGCGGTCACCTACGGCTCGGACAACAACGACGTGGTCATGTGCTGCGCCCCCCTGTTCCACATCGGCGCCCTGAACTGCTCGGCCACCCCCGCCCTGTACGGCGGCGCGTCCCTGACCATCCAGCGCTTTTTCGACCCCGTGGGCGTTCTCAAGATGATCCAGGAGGACAGGGTCACGGTCATGTTCGGCATTCCGGTCATGTACTTGTTCATGAGCCAGATGCCCGAGTTCCCAAATACGGATTTTTCCACGGTGAAATACCTGCTGGCCGGCGGCTCCCCCTGCCCCAGGGCCCTTATTGAAACGTATCAGAAAAAAAGCGTGCTCTTCGCCCAGGGATACGGCATGACCGAAACCGCCCCGGCCATCAGCGCGCTTCGCAAGGAGGAAGCCCTCAAAAAGATCGGCTCCTGCGGCAAGCCTTTGCTGCATACGGAAGTCAAGGTGGTGGACGCCCAGAATAACGAACTCGCCCCCCACGAAATGGGCGAGGTGGTGGTCCGGGGCCCCATTGTCATGCTGGAATACTGGAAACGCCCCGAAGCCACGGCCAACACCATTGTGGACGGGTGGATGCACACCGGAGACATGGGCTATTTTGACGAGGAAGGCTATCTGTATCTCATGGACCGGAAAAAGGACATGTACATCTCAGGCGGAGAAAACGTGTATCCCGCCGAGGTGGAGGACGCCCTTATGAGCAATCCCAAGATCGCCGACGCCGGAGTCATCGGCGTGGCCGACGAAAAATGGGGCGAAGTGGGCATGGCCATCCTGGTGAAATCCCCGGGCGAGGACCTGTCCGAGGACGAAGTTATTTCCTGGTGCCGCGAAAAGCTGGCCGGTTACAAATGCCCCAAAAAGGTGGCTTTTGTGGACGAACTCCCCAGAACCATGACCGGCAAAATCCTGAAAAAAGACCTCCGCGCCCAATACGGCGACGGAGCATGA
- a CDS encoding TOTE conflict system archaeo-eukaryotic primase domain-containing protein, which translates to MNYYDLIKNFKSLLDEINRLKIENSQLRVELGLKPPQSLQASPLVVQTETMGHEDELRVESQSFAVNNSSDSPTKIRLFMSLFKGREDVFAKRWESRKSGTGGYAPACLNQWRPGICGKPKLPCSKCSNTSYAELNETVIESHLRGHAVVGVYPMLQDETCHFLAMDFDKANWEKDVAAVRDVCSEYTIPIAVERSRSGKGGHVWFFFEHPVSAGLARKFGAALLTRTMNKRHDLPFASYDRLFPSQDTMPKGGLGNLIALPLQKAARENANSEFIDEHFRSYSDQWAFLSAIERMSQNRIECLITDLSPGDELGELKIDEEESKPWETKQPQTVLEKSDFPDKLEIVRGNMLFIPKEGMSQRALNRLKRLATFKNPMFYRQQAMRLPTYNYPRVISCSDDTQGYLCLPRGCEPDLVYEIEKLDVSIKIIDKTYAGKRINVEFKGHLRDEQNLALSHLIQHDNGILSGTTAFGKTVVAIKLIAEKKTNTLILVDKISLLTQWKERLSEFLEINEPLPDESNGRRRKRHIIGQIGGGRNTSCGVIDIAVMQSLSRKGEVKEIVRDYGLIIADECHHASAFTYEQILKKARAKYVYGLSATPVRKDGHQPILFMHCGPIRYRDNPKRQAESRPFDHYVIPRFTSLRTPLGMELKDITIQSLYVEIMESDFRDQQIIGDVLRNHEQNRHCLVLTLRTAHVEKLAKMINEHVPNVISLTGGMGKKGTRKAFDRIAEIPADKPFVLVATGHFIGEGFDEPRLDTLFLAMPISWKGTLQQYAGRLHRLCNSKNEVRIYDYVDIQVPMLERMYQKRLNGYASMGYKAKASEVMDDPIDIIFSKDNFLPVFTQDIIASQKEILIVSPFIRQKRTRQMIHHLNAASGAGVRITIITRPEGDFPEKDHPPYRKALDLLSESGFAIIYKSNIHQKFAIMDQKIIWYGSINLLSYGNAQESIMRIESSHIANELIKSIENG; encoded by the coding sequence ATGAACTATTATGATCTCATAAAAAACTTTAAATCCCTGCTCGACGAAATAAACCGCCTAAAAATCGAAAATAGCCAGTTGAGGGTCGAACTCGGGCTGAAGCCTCCACAATCGTTACAGGCATCACCTCTGGTTGTTCAAACAGAAACAATGGGCCATGAGGATGAGTTGCGTGTTGAAAGCCAATCCTTTGCAGTCAATAACTCATCGGATTCTCCTACAAAAATTCGCCTTTTTATGTCCTTGTTCAAAGGGCGTGAGGACGTCTTCGCCAAAAGATGGGAAAGCCGAAAGTCAGGTACGGGGGGATACGCCCCAGCGTGTCTGAATCAATGGCGGCCGGGAATATGTGGAAAACCCAAATTACCTTGTTCAAAATGCAGCAACACATCCTATGCCGAACTGAATGAAACAGTCATTGAAAGCCATTTGAGAGGCCATGCCGTCGTCGGCGTCTATCCAATGCTTCAGGATGAAACCTGTCATTTCTTGGCCATGGATTTTGATAAGGCGAATTGGGAAAAAGATGTTGCCGCTGTTAGGGACGTATGCAGCGAGTACACGATTCCCATTGCGGTAGAGCGTTCAAGATCGGGAAAAGGAGGCCATGTCTGGTTTTTCTTCGAACATCCAGTCTCCGCAGGTCTGGCGCGCAAATTCGGCGCGGCTCTTTTAACCCGCACTATGAACAAACGGCATGACCTCCCATTCGCATCCTACGATCGTTTGTTTCCCAGTCAGGATACCATGCCAAAGGGCGGTTTGGGAAATCTGATCGCCCTGCCATTGCAAAAAGCGGCCAGGGAAAATGCCAACAGCGAATTCATTGATGAACATTTTCGATCGTATTCCGATCAATGGGCCTTTCTTTCCGCCATTGAGAGGATGTCGCAAAACCGCATAGAATGTCTTATAACCGACCTTTCCCCGGGTGATGAACTTGGGGAACTGAAAATCGATGAAGAAGAAAGTAAACCTTGGGAAACTAAACAACCGCAAACAGTTCTTGAAAAAAGCGATTTCCCGGATAAGCTCGAGATCGTTAGGGGAAACATGCTATTTATTCCCAAGGAGGGAATGTCGCAACGCGCTTTGAACCGGTTAAAGCGGCTGGCAACGTTTAAAAACCCGATGTTCTATAGACAACAGGCCATGCGTTTGCCCACCTATAATTATCCAAGGGTGATTTCATGCTCCGATGACACGCAAGGTTATCTGTGTCTACCCAGAGGATGTGAGCCAGACCTTGTATATGAAATCGAAAAATTGGATGTAAGCATCAAGATAATTGATAAAACTTACGCAGGAAAACGGATCAACGTGGAATTCAAAGGCCATTTGAGAGACGAACAGAATTTGGCCCTCAGCCATCTTATTCAACACGACAATGGCATACTTTCGGGGACAACTGCCTTCGGCAAGACAGTAGTTGCCATCAAGCTGATTGCCGAAAAAAAGACAAACACGCTAATACTGGTGGACAAAATTAGCCTGTTGACCCAATGGAAAGAGAGGCTATCAGAATTCCTTGAGATCAACGAACCTTTGCCGGATGAGTCAAATGGGCGACGGAGGAAAAGACACATCATTGGTCAAATCGGCGGCGGCAGGAATACTTCGTGCGGAGTTATTGATATTGCTGTCATGCAATCTCTTTCCAGGAAAGGGGAAGTGAAGGAGATCGTACGGGACTATGGCCTGATCATCGCTGATGAGTGCCATCATGCCTCCGCATTTACTTATGAACAAATTTTAAAAAAGGCCCGCGCCAAGTATGTTTACGGCTTGAGCGCAACCCCTGTCAGGAAAGATGGGCATCAACCTATTCTGTTCATGCATTGCGGTCCGATTCGATACCGGGACAACCCTAAAAGGCAGGCGGAGAGCAGACCCTTTGATCATTATGTTATCCCCCGGTTCACATCGTTGCGGACGCCCTTGGGAATGGAGTTGAAGGACATAACCATTCAGTCATTGTATGTTGAAATCATGGAGAGTGATTTCAGGGATCAGCAGATCATCGGTGATGTTTTAAGAAACCATGAACAGAATAGGCATTGTCTTGTTCTGACCCTGAGAACGGCTCACGTTGAGAAACTTGCTAAAATGATAAACGAACATGTTCCGAATGTGATCTCCCTGACAGGCGGCATGGGAAAGAAGGGAACCCGAAAGGCTTTTGATCGCATCGCCGAAATTCCGGCAGACAAACCTTTTGTTCTGGTGGCAACCGGCCATTTCATTGGTGAAGGGTTTGATGAGCCCCGTCTCGACACCCTGTTTCTGGCCATGCCTATATCCTGGAAAGGAACTCTGCAGCAATACGCCGGAAGACTACACAGGCTGTGCAACTCAAAAAATGAGGTTAGGATTTACGATTATGTGGATATCCAGGTTCCCATGCTTGAAAGAATGTACCAGAAACGTCTGAACGGATACGCATCCATGGGGTATAAGGCCAAAGCAAGCGAGGTTATGGATGACCCTATAGACATCATATTCTCCAAAGACAATTTCTTGCCTGTATTCACACAGGATATCATTGCCTCCCAAAAAGAGATTCTCATTGTCAGCCCGTTTATTCGGCAAAAACGAACAAGGCAAATGATCCACCACCTTAACGCAGCAAGCGGCGCCGGTGTCCGCATTACCATCATCACCCGCCCTGAAGGGGATTTTCCGGAAAAGGATCATCCTCCATATCGAAAGGCTCTGGATCTTCTATCAGAAAGCGGATTCGCCATAATATACAAGTCAAACATCCACCAAAAATTTGCAATCATGGATCAAAAAATCATTTGGTATGGCAGCATTAATCTTTTAAGCTACGGAAACGCCCAAGAGAGTATCATGCGCATTGAAAGCTCCCATATCGCCAATGAGTTGATTAAGAGCATAGAAAACGGATAG